A single genomic interval of uncultured Pseudodesulfovibrio sp. harbors:
- a CDS encoding CarD family transcriptional regulator, which produces MFKVNELVVYPSQGVGRVERIESQEIGGVKADFYIVRILSNNVTLMVPVLNAENVGLRSVCSLRIGQEIFESLKDRSEFTGYTGQNWNRRYREYSEKLKSGDLSDVAYVLKELFLIGKDKELSFGERRLLEQAMGLVSMELAYSLDRDQELIKEDINEMFADVIAAQEERA; this is translated from the coding sequence GTGTTCAAGGTCAATGAATTAGTTGTTTACCCTTCCCAGGGAGTCGGTCGTGTCGAACGAATCGAGTCTCAGGAGATCGGCGGCGTCAAAGCCGATTTTTATATTGTTCGCATCCTGAGCAATAACGTAACCTTGATGGTTCCCGTGCTGAATGCTGAGAACGTCGGACTCAGGTCTGTTTGCAGCCTGCGTATAGGTCAGGAAATTTTCGAATCCCTCAAAGATCGCTCTGAATTCACTGGATACACCGGCCAGAACTGGAACCGGCGCTATCGTGAATATTCGGAAAAATTGAAAAGTGGCGATCTCTCCGATGTCGCATACGTCCTCAAGGAGCTGTTCCTGATCGGCAAGGACAAAGAACTTTCCTTTGGCGAACGCCGCCTGCTGGAGCAGGCAATGGGACTGGTTTCCATGGAACTGGCCTACTCGCTGGACCGCGACCAGGAACTCATCAAGGAAGACATCAACGAAATGTTTGCCGATGTCATTGCCGCACAGGAAGAAAGAGCTTAG
- a CDS encoding tetratricopeptide repeat protein, with amino-acid sequence MNKRGKMKSVYVVKSAPKEIDDAHKELDTQNVYLLKSEEQAISRYQDTVYDFIDNNDGLFLVVSQDRTFFQNFRKSFYKELEIDQERIRLMSSLRRTQEEIRVYREYQKSPFLFIESVFEGRSTLPTIEEFKNEFKDMFIVVLMNDADDKKLAQFVEAGVDNFITKPASINTLVEKIANTLIPPDAIGKKVREGKERLRKIEFALAYGVARDILEMKPGSPAGLMIMGDALKGLSKRDDALKLYLKASENAPMYLEPLKKIVEFHKEDGDRKQALQYLIKIDELSPLHAGRKKELGELHFMQEDYATAAKFFCEAVKLTHALKQSDCVQMAVDYADKIFDSQADAAVPLLELSATLAKTYHIELHWSVYNRLGLLLRRQKRWKEAVAAYNHAALLSPKDESILFNMGMAYVEGKDFGSAAEKFERAISLNPSFYTDNISAAYVMGQVFIRANRTKNATKMLEHVSSVDPKYKKAKSLLESLKSPKNGKNGH; translated from the coding sequence ATGAACAAACGCGGAAAAATGAAAAGTGTATACGTCGTCAAGTCCGCTCCCAAGGAAATTGATGACGCCCACAAAGAACTGGATACGCAAAACGTCTATCTGCTCAAATCCGAAGAGCAGGCCATAAGTCGTTATCAGGATACTGTTTACGACTTCATCGACAACAACGACGGACTCTTTCTCGTTGTCAGTCAGGACAGAACGTTTTTCCAGAATTTCCGCAAATCCTTCTACAAGGAACTTGAAATCGATCAGGAACGGATCAGGCTCATGTCCAGCCTGAGGCGGACACAGGAAGAAATCCGGGTCTACCGGGAGTATCAGAAATCCCCGTTTCTTTTCATTGAAAGCGTGTTCGAAGGACGCTCCACACTTCCAACAATCGAAGAATTCAAGAATGAATTCAAGGACATGTTTATCGTCGTCCTCATGAATGACGCTGACGACAAGAAGCTTGCCCAATTTGTCGAGGCCGGTGTTGACAACTTCATCACCAAACCGGCTTCAATCAACACTCTCGTTGAAAAAATAGCCAACACCCTGATCCCTCCGGACGCTATCGGCAAAAAGGTTCGGGAAGGCAAGGAACGCCTCCGGAAAATCGAATTCGCCCTCGCATATGGAGTTGCCCGCGACATCCTCGAAATGAAACCGGGCAGTCCGGCAGGGCTGATGATAATGGGGGACGCCCTCAAAGGCCTTTCCAAAAGGGATGATGCGCTGAAGCTCTATCTCAAAGCGTCTGAGAATGCTCCGATGTACCTTGAACCACTCAAGAAAATAGTTGAATTTCACAAGGAAGACGGGGACCGGAAGCAGGCGTTGCAGTACCTGATAAAGATAGATGAGCTTTCTCCCTTGCACGCCGGTCGGAAAAAAGAGCTCGGAGAACTCCATTTCATGCAGGAAGACTATGCAACAGCAGCCAAGTTTTTCTGTGAAGCCGTCAAGCTCACGCACGCATTGAAACAGAGTGATTGCGTTCAGATGGCCGTCGACTACGCGGACAAGATATTCGACAGTCAGGCTGACGCAGCCGTGCCGCTGCTTGAACTGAGTGCCACTCTGGCTAAGACCTACCATATCGAACTGCACTGGTCTGTTTACAATCGGCTCGGACTGTTGCTGCGTCGCCAAAAAAGATGGAAGGAAGCGGTTGCCGCGTACAACCACGCCGCCTTGCTCTCGCCCAAGGATGAATCCATCCTCTTCAACATGGGCATGGCTTACGTAGAGGGAAAGGACTTTGGAAGCGCGGCGGAAAAATTCGAACGGGCCATCAGCCTCAATCCCTCGTTTTATACGGACAACATTTCGGCTGCATACGTCATGGGGCAGGTCTTCATCCGCGCCAACAGGACCAAAAACGCGACCAAAATGCTTGAACACGTCAGCTCTGTCGATCCCAAATACAAAAAGGCAAAATCACTGCTTGAGTCGCTGAAATCGCCAAAAAACGGGAAAAACGGCCACTGA
- a CDS encoding M48 family metalloprotease, translating to MRKSIISILPALLAAFTLLLTPAMTAQAGLLGPDKLTLKMENEMGRNFDMIIRSQMPMVGDTYITEYVDEIVQRIVKAKRPMPFRVKSAVVANPILNAFAIPGGFIYIFTGLVQEVETEAQLAGVISHELAHVSQRHVASRIEKQKKIGMLAMAGTLAGLLLGVAAGDANTLKASQALMIGSRGAATAAMLNYSQDDEREADHVGMNALVKAGYNPRGMPETFEVMLKNKWFDSGAQMPTYLSTHPGLADRIIYLNDRIKRMPKVFLDRKDDNTRLKKIQALVRSKMSPATTAMAYYDNKKRDEYTAFDYMARGIVLNRLKDSDEAEKAYAKALEMAPKEPIISREVGIFYFKSGNHSKAFQYLHMAAIKNQKDALALFYLARIQEEADQYSRAEANMRKVLELVPEDWEVHKHLGMILGESGDPFGGNLHLAYSALYSSNIRKARYHAQRAGAVAKGKAQEKQLEKLNNAIAARAKFLK from the coding sequence ATGCGAAAATCCATAATATCCATACTCCCCGCCCTGCTTGCGGCATTTACCCTGCTCTTGACGCCGGCCATGACGGCACAGGCAGGGCTGCTCGGACCTGACAAGCTGACGCTCAAGATGGAAAACGAGATGGGCCGCAATTTCGACATGATTATCCGATCGCAGATGCCAATGGTCGGTGACACCTACATTACCGAGTATGTTGACGAAATAGTACAGCGTATCGTCAAGGCAAAGCGTCCCATGCCCTTCCGGGTCAAAAGCGCCGTTGTTGCCAATCCCATTCTCAATGCTTTCGCCATCCCCGGTGGGTTCATTTACATTTTCACGGGCCTGGTTCAGGAAGTGGAAACCGAGGCCCAGCTCGCCGGCGTCATCTCTCACGAACTCGCACACGTATCCCAGCGCCATGTGGCAAGCCGCATCGAAAAGCAGAAAAAAATCGGCATGCTCGCCATGGCCGGTACACTGGCAGGCTTGCTGCTCGGCGTCGCGGCCGGCGATGCCAACACACTGAAGGCCTCACAGGCGCTCATGATCGGTTCGCGAGGCGCGGCCACCGCCGCCATGCTCAACTATTCGCAGGACGACGAACGGGAAGCCGACCACGTTGGAATGAATGCTCTGGTCAAGGCTGGCTACAACCCCCGGGGCATGCCAGAGACCTTTGAGGTGATGCTGAAAAACAAGTGGTTCGATTCCGGCGCGCAGATGCCGACATACCTTTCGACCCACCCCGGCCTTGCTGACCGAATCATTTACCTCAATGACCGCATAAAGCGGATGCCCAAGGTATTTCTCGACCGCAAGGACGACAACACCCGCCTCAAGAAGATTCAGGCTCTTGTCCGTTCGAAGATGTCTCCGGCAACAACGGCCATGGCTTACTATGACAACAAGAAACGCGATGAATACACCGCGTTTGATTATATGGCGCGCGGCATCGTGCTCAACCGTCTCAAGGACAGCGATGAAGCGGAAAAGGCTTACGCAAAAGCGCTTGAGATGGCCCCGAAGGAACCGATCATCTCACGCGAAGTGGGCATATTCTATTTCAAATCGGGCAACCATTCCAAAGCATTCCAATACCTGCACATGGCCGCGATAAAAAACCAGAAAGACGCTCTGGCTCTTTTCTATCTCGCTCGAATTCAGGAAGAGGCCGACCAGTATTCCCGCGCCGAAGCCAACATGCGGAAAGTGCTCGAACTGGTACCGGAAGACTGGGAAGTCCACAAACACCTCGGCATGATTCTCGGCGAATCCGGTGATCCTTTCGGCGGCAATCTGCACCTTGCCTACTCCGCGCTCTATTCGAGCAATATACGAAAGGCTCGCTACCACGCCCAGAGGGCCGGAGCTGTTGCCAAGGGGAAAGCCCAGGAAAAACAGCTTGAAAAGCTGAATAATGCCATTGCCGCCCGGGCAAAATTCCTCAAATAA
- a CDS encoding O-acetyl-ADP-ribose deacetylase — MQRWKIGSGHLFIRQGDITTLEVDTIVNAANPQLAGGGGVDGAIHRAAGADKLQQACRAIVAVMGELPTGEAIITPGFDLTARYIIHTVGPIWNGGSNHEPELLENAYRNSLQIAHENNLSTIAFPAISCGVYGYPVEEAAHIALSALKEGLEAGLVAEAGMVLHDQAAHEIWHAAAKNIV; from the coding sequence ATGCAACGTTGGAAAATCGGCTCCGGTCATCTTTTCATCCGTCAGGGAGACATCACCACTCTTGAAGTGGATACCATCGTCAACGCTGCCAACCCGCAACTTGCAGGTGGCGGCGGTGTGGACGGGGCCATTCATCGCGCAGCCGGGGCCGACAAACTCCAGCAGGCGTGCCGAGCCATCGTCGCAGTCATGGGCGAGCTGCCCACCGGCGAGGCGATCATCACTCCCGGTTTCGATCTTACGGCCCGGTACATCATCCATACCGTCGGCCCGATCTGGAACGGCGGCTCGAACCACGAGCCCGAGCTGCTTGAAAACGCCTACCGGAACAGCCTGCAAATCGCTCACGAAAACAATCTCTCGACCATAGCTTTCCCGGCCATATCCTGCGGCGTCTACGGCTATCCCGTGGAGGAAGCCGCACACATCGCGCTCTCAGCCCTCAAGGAAGGCCTTGAGGCGGGACTCGTCGCGGAAGCGGGTATGGTCCTGCACGATCAAGCGGCACACGAAATATGGCACGCCGCAGCCAAAAACATTGTGTAA
- a CDS encoding bifunctional riboflavin kinase/FAD synthetase gives MIIVRNIEELEDVIAGSCVTIGNFDGVHKGHQKLIQLACSRAKAQGLVSVVVTFDPHPLRVLRDDRTPPFITLTEQKLELISQYGPQVCLLLEFNMDMARLAPEDFVKKYLLDGLNMKEMIVGYDYHLGKGRAGNFETLKELGAKHNFSVDRLDPVSIEDAVVSSTRIRDLVQAGHVWPVRHLLGRFYQIKGEVVHGMNRGGRLLGFPTANIKLVDELFPKPGVYAIWVELDNKAYMGVANIGKNPTFGNDALSVEAHIIDFEGDIYGRDIRVHFVQRIRDEKKFSGIDELKERIATDTALGRQILSQPEAEIRLTKADFADGSRND, from the coding sequence ATGATTATAGTCAGGAACATAGAAGAACTTGAGGATGTCATCGCCGGCTCGTGCGTGACCATCGGCAATTTTGACGGCGTCCACAAAGGGCATCAGAAACTCATTCAGCTTGCCTGCTCCCGTGCAAAAGCACAGGGGCTTGTCAGCGTCGTTGTCACCTTTGACCCGCACCCGCTCCGCGTACTTCGCGATGATCGCACCCCACCCTTCATCACCCTGACCGAGCAGAAACTGGAACTCATTTCCCAATACGGCCCGCAGGTCTGCCTGCTGCTCGAATTCAACATGGACATGGCCCGCCTCGCACCGGAGGACTTCGTGAAGAAGTACCTGCTGGACGGCCTGAATATGAAAGAGATGATCGTCGGATACGACTATCACCTCGGGAAAGGACGCGCCGGGAATTTTGAGACCCTCAAGGAACTGGGGGCCAAGCATAACTTTTCCGTTGATCGCCTTGACCCGGTTTCCATTGAAGACGCCGTTGTCAGCTCCACGCGCATCCGCGATCTGGTGCAGGCCGGACATGTCTGGCCGGTCCGGCACCTGCTCGGACGTTTTTACCAGATCAAGGGCGAAGTCGTGCACGGCATGAATCGAGGCGGCCGCCTTCTCGGATTTCCTACCGCGAACATCAAGCTCGTTGACGAACTTTTTCCCAAACCCGGCGTCTATGCCATATGGGTCGAACTCGACAATAAAGCGTACATGGGAGTCGCCAACATCGGCAAGAATCCGACTTTCGGCAACGACGCCCTGTCCGTGGAAGCACACATCATCGACTTTGAAGGCGACATCTATGGCCGCGATATCCGGGTCCACTTCGTACAGCGCATCCGCGATGAAAAGAAATTTTCCGGAATTGACGAACTCAAGGAACGCATCGCTACCGATACCGCGCTCGGCCGACAGATCCTGTCGCAGCCAGAAGCTGAAATTCGTTTGACCAAGGCCGATTTCGCAGACGGCTCAAGGAACGACTAA
- the rho gene encoding transcription termination factor Rho, whose protein sequence is MAEKKTEKKPTKKARPAAKGKKKPAANGNGNGNGIDKLNLAELKLKSMQDLTDLAVQLEVENPSGMRKQELIFELLQQCASQNGQIFGDGVLEILPDGFGFLRSPMYSYMPGPDDIYVSPSQIRRFGLRKGDVVSGQIRPPKEGERYFALLRVSEIGYEKPEHSKNLVLFDNLTPLYPEEQLKLENGSKNFSSRIIDLLAPIGKGQRGVIVAPPRTGKTIMLQTIANSINANHPEVDLIVLLIDERPEEVTDMQRTVKAEVVSSTFDEPPQRHVQVADMVIEKAKRLVERKRDVVILLDSITRLGRAYNAVTPSSGRVLSGGIDANALQRPKRFFGAARNIEEGGSLTIISTALIDTGSRMDEVIFEEFKGTGNMELYLDRHLSEKRVYPAIDINRSGTRKEELLLGDDVLNRVWILRKLLSPMSSIDSMEFLRGKMKGTKNNQDFLDSMSK, encoded by the coding sequence ATGGCCGAGAAAAAGACCGAAAAAAAACCGACCAAGAAGGCCCGTCCTGCTGCCAAGGGTAAGAAAAAACCCGCGGCCAATGGCAACGGCAACGGCAACGGTATCGACAAGCTGAATCTTGCCGAACTCAAACTGAAGTCCATGCAGGACCTTACGGATCTGGCAGTTCAGCTTGAAGTCGAAAACCCCAGCGGGATGCGAAAACAGGAGCTGATCTTTGAACTGCTCCAGCAATGCGCCTCCCAAAACGGCCAGATATTCGGCGACGGTGTCCTCGAAATTCTGCCCGATGGATTCGGCTTCCTGCGATCCCCGATGTACAGCTACATGCCGGGGCCGGACGATATCTACGTCTCCCCTTCGCAAATTCGCCGCTTCGGACTACGCAAGGGCGACGTTGTTTCCGGCCAGATTCGTCCCCCCAAGGAAGGCGAACGCTACTTCGCCCTGCTACGAGTCAGCGAAATCGGCTATGAAAAACCTGAACACTCCAAAAATCTCGTTCTCTTCGACAACCTGACCCCCCTCTATCCCGAAGAACAGCTCAAGCTGGAAAACGGAAGCAAGAATTTCTCTTCCCGCATCATCGATCTGCTGGCCCCCATCGGCAAAGGGCAGCGCGGCGTCATCGTGGCCCCGCCCCGCACCGGTAAGACCATCATGCTCCAGACCATCGCCAACTCCATCAACGCCAATCACCCCGAAGTGGACCTCATCGTGCTGCTCATCGACGAGCGCCCCGAAGAGGTGACGGACATGCAGCGCACGGTCAAGGCAGAGGTCGTCAGCTCCACATTTGACGAGCCGCCGCAGCGCCACGTGCAGGTAGCTGACATGGTCATCGAAAAGGCAAAACGTCTGGTCGAGCGCAAACGCGACGTGGTCATCCTTCTGGATTCCATCACCCGCCTCGGCCGAGCCTACAACGCCGTGACCCCGTCGTCCGGTCGCGTCCTTTCCGGTGGTATCGACGCCAACGCCCTCCAGCGCCCGAAACGTTTCTTCGGTGCGGCGCGCAATATCGAGGAAGGCGGCTCACTGACCATCATTTCCACCGCGCTCATCGACACCGGCTCCCGCATGGACGAAGTCATCTTCGAAGAATTCAAGGGAACCGGCAACATGGAACTCTATCTGGACCGCCATCTCTCCGAGAAACGCGTGTATCCGGCCATCGACATCAACCGCTCCGGCACACGCAAGGAAGAACTCCTTCTTGGCGACGATGTCCTCAACCGTGTCTGGATCCTGCGAAAACTGCTCTCGCCCATGAGTTCCATAGACTCCATGGAATTCTTACGCGGAAAAATGAAGGGCACCAAAAACAATCAGGACTTCCTCGACTCAATGAGCAAGTAA
- the hslV gene encoding ATP-dependent protease subunit HslV, whose translation MELRGTTIVAVKDENGTAVAGDGQVTFGQAVVMKHTARKVRRIYKDKVTVGFAGATADAFTLSERFEAKLETYSGNLLRAAVELAKDWRTDKYLRKLEAMLLAADGEHVLIISGTGDVIEPDDGVAAIGSGGSYALAAARAMQRNTDMDAGEIAQKAMEIAAEICVYTNNNIILEAQSK comes from the coding sequence GTGGAACTCAGAGGAACAACCATCGTCGCGGTCAAAGACGAAAACGGTACGGCAGTCGCCGGTGACGGACAGGTCACCTTCGGTCAGGCCGTGGTCATGAAGCATACCGCCCGCAAGGTGCGCCGCATCTACAAGGATAAGGTCACCGTCGGCTTTGCCGGTGCCACCGCAGACGCCTTCACCCTGTCCGAGCGTTTCGAGGCCAAACTGGAAACCTATTCCGGCAACCTGCTCCGCGCCGCAGTGGAACTCGCCAAGGACTGGCGCACCGACAAGTACCTTCGCAAGCTCGAAGCCATGCTCCTTGCCGCAGACGGCGAGCACGTACTCATCATCTCCGGTACCGGCGACGTCATCGAACCGGACGACGGAGTGGCAGCCATCGGCTCCGGCGGTTCCTACGCCCTCGCAGCCGCCCGCGCCATGCAGCGCAACACCGACATGGATGCAGGGGAAATCGCCCAGAAAGCCATGGAAATCGCCGCAGAAATCTGCGTCTACACCAACAACAACATCATCCTCGAAGCGCAGAGCAAATAG
- a CDS encoding chloride channel protein, with protein sequence MSPLSRSFNYWRDFIKSYRTITSFRWLVIGVFVGVFSGLVAVAFFWLVEIGKFIIQHNLAGIVSPEPAGEGIFHGPAGQYRPWVIPVFTTGTGLLTGWMVNKFIPETINGGTDGTDATINAFHNHGGIIKARVAIIRGALSILTIASGGSAGREGPITQMGAGVGSWIAKKFDFSAKERRLLLLSGAAGGLGAIFRAPLGGALTAVEVIYREDFEAEAILPSVMSSVVSYSIFTFFFGTEPIFGIPRFSFHDPRELIFYALLAFVCAFVGWMYIRTFYFIKYHVFVPLREKIGLMWAMGLGGLTMGLLGVLYPYTAMDGVVTGGILSGGYGWLELAILGQIPALGMCYIIIGKTVATSVTIGSGMSGGMFAPALFVGGMSGGLVGKFGHHYFPDIVTQPGAYILVGMAAFFAGVANAPIGPLIMVTELTQGYGLLAPLMLASALCLVLSRNISLYEHQVENKFDSPAHAEDATINILEQMHVSDFYNPGDVIVLEESTTLKALTDIIANSDQFYFPVKREDGGYTGMVSIHNVRNWMFEEDLHDLVIVRDLMSRPVYVRPDYDLYQALLRFVNTDYGQIPVVAITDTNEIIGLINRDDVFQAYAEAIAEVKAEAEDAKE encoded by the coding sequence ATGAGTCCCCTGTCCCGATCATTCAACTACTGGCGCGACTTCATCAAGTCCTACCGGACCATCACGTCATTCAGGTGGCTGGTGATAGGCGTCTTTGTCGGCGTCTTTTCCGGTCTCGTGGCCGTGGCCTTTTTCTGGCTGGTGGAAATCGGCAAGTTCATCATCCAGCACAACCTCGCGGGCATCGTTTCCCCGGAACCGGCTGGCGAAGGAATCTTTCACGGCCCCGCAGGTCAGTACCGTCCGTGGGTCATCCCGGTTTTCACCACCGGTACAGGACTTCTCACCGGCTGGATGGTCAACAAATTCATTCCCGAGACCATCAACGGCGGCACGGACGGCACGGACGCCACCATCAACGCCTTTCACAATCACGGTGGCATCATCAAGGCGCGTGTCGCCATCATCCGCGGCGCCCTTTCCATCCTGACCATCGCGTCGGGCGGAAGCGCAGGACGTGAAGGCCCCATCACCCAGATGGGAGCCGGTGTCGGTTCATGGATCGCCAAGAAGTTCGATTTTTCGGCAAAGGAACGCCGCTTGCTCCTGCTTTCCGGTGCAGCCGGAGGATTGGGAGCCATTTTCCGCGCCCCCCTCGGCGGCGCGCTCACCGCAGTCGAAGTCATCTACAGGGAAGACTTCGAGGCAGAGGCCATCCTGCCCTCGGTCATGAGTTCGGTCGTTTCCTATTCGATTTTCACGTTCTTCTTCGGAACAGAACCCATTTTCGGCATCCCGCGGTTCTCGTTTCACGACCCGCGTGAACTGATCTTCTACGCCCTGCTCGCCTTTGTCTGCGCCTTTGTGGGCTGGATGTACATCCGCACGTTCTATTTCATCAAATACCACGTATTCGTCCCGCTTCGCGAAAAGATCGGGCTGATGTGGGCCATGGGACTCGGCGGCCTCACCATGGGGCTTCTGGGTGTCCTGTACCCCTACACCGCCATGGACGGCGTGGTGACCGGCGGCATCCTGTCCGGCGGCTACGGCTGGCTCGAACTCGCCATTCTCGGCCAGATTCCGGCGCTGGGCATGTGCTACATCATCATAGGCAAAACCGTAGCCACCTCCGTGACCATCGGCTCCGGCATGTCAGGCGGCATGTTTGCCCCCGCCCTGTTCGTGGGCGGCATGTCCGGCGGCCTCGTCGGCAAGTTCGGGCACCACTACTTCCCGGACATCGTGACCCAACCCGGCGCGTACATTCTCGTCGGTATGGCGGCATTCTTCGCTGGCGTGGCAAACGCCCCCATCGGACCGCTCATCATGGTCACCGAACTGACGCAGGGCTACGGCCTTCTCGCACCGCTCATGCTCGCCTCCGCGCTCTGTCTTGTTCTGAGTCGAAACATTTCGCTCTACGAACATCAGGTGGAGAACAAATTCGATTCCCCGGCACATGCGGAAGATGCCACGATCAACATCCTTGAGCAGATGCATGTCTCGGACTTCTACAATCCCGGCGATGTCATCGTGCTTGAAGAGTCCACCACCCTCAAGGCGCTCACCGACATCATCGCCAATTCGGACCAGTTCTACTTCCCGGTCAAACGTGAAGACGGCGGGTACACCGGAATGGTGTCCATTCACAACGTCCGCAACTGGATGTTTGAGGAAGACCTGCACGATCTCGTGATCGTCCGCGATCTCATGTCACGTCCGGTCTACGTACGTCCGGACTATGACCTCTATCAGGCTCTGCTCCGCTTCGTGAACACCGACTACGGCCAGATTCCCGTGGTGGCGATAACCGACACCAACGAGATCATCGGTCTCATCAACCGTGACGACGTCTTCCAAGCCTATGCCGAAGCCATCGCCGAAGTGAAGGCCGAAGCAGAGGACGCAAAGGAATAA
- a CDS encoding 50S ribosomal protein L25, protein MAELLKLNVQERTELGKGPNRRLRAAGMVPGIYYDANGANIAVKAEMIPLQKIYAQLGSTQVFELVLEKDGKTQTHPALLWRVRNEPVKGTPEHVDYFGVDLNKEIKVAVHFELTGTSKGVKLGAVLEQYRDVVDVICKPMDIPESIVIDITELDVMDSVRIEDVVFPEGVTPLFDENYAVLSVVTAREVEDDIEGEEGEEAASEEAASEEASE, encoded by the coding sequence ATGGCAGAACTGCTGAAACTCAACGTTCAGGAACGCACTGAACTGGGCAAAGGCCCCAACCGTCGTCTCCGTGCCGCAGGCATGGTTCCCGGCATCTACTACGATGCAAATGGTGCCAACATCGCCGTCAAGGCCGAGATGATCCCCCTTCAGAAAATTTACGCACAGCTCGGTAGCACTCAGGTCTTCGAGCTGGTCCTGGAAAAGGACGGCAAGACCCAGACCCACCCCGCTCTGCTGTGGCGCGTCCGCAACGAGCCGGTCAAGGGCACCCCTGAACACGTCGACTACTTCGGTGTTGACCTGAACAAGGAAATCAAGGTCGCTGTTCACTTCGAACTGACCGGTACCTCCAAGGGCGTCAAGCTTGGCGCTGTTCTCGAACAGTACCGCGATGTCGTTGATGTTATCTGTAAGCCCATGGACATTCCCGAATCCATCGTCATCGATATCACCGAACTGGATGTGATGGACTCCGTCCGCATCGAAGACGTCGTCTTCCCCGAAGGCGTTACCCCGCTCTTCGATGAGAACTACGCAGTCCTCTCCGTTGTCACCGCTCGCGAAGTGGAAGACGACATCGAAGGCGAAGAAGGCGAAGAAGCAGCAAGCGAAGAAGCAGCAAGCGAAGAAGCTTCCGAGTAA
- the pth gene encoding aminoacyl-tRNA hydrolase: protein MDYKGVIVGLGNPGPKYEKTRHNIGFMLVDHLLSEAAGRKNMRLEKIDESGDYELWRAKFAGAYRLFAKPQTYMNLSGKAVSKICGRHGLKPEQVMVVHDELDLPVGRMKLKKGGGNNGHNGLASIQESLATPNFFRLRLGVGRPQEKFKDISDWVLEPFREEDIQHLPDIIRHASKGLDIFFRRGVGFATQHINGFSIEPLDEDKENSAG, encoded by the coding sequence ATGGACTACAAAGGCGTCATTGTCGGACTGGGGAACCCGGGTCCGAAGTACGAGAAGACCCGGCACAATATCGGGTTCATGCTTGTTGACCACCTGTTGTCCGAGGCGGCAGGACGCAAGAACATGCGTCTGGAAAAAATCGACGAATCCGGCGACTATGAATTGTGGCGCGCCAAATTCGCCGGTGCCTACCGACTGTTCGCCAAGCCCCAGACATACATGAACCTGAGTGGAAAGGCCGTGTCCAAGATTTGCGGCCGCCATGGATTGAAACCCGAGCAGGTCATGGTGGTTCACGATGAACTGGACTTGCCCGTGGGGCGCATGAAATTGAAAAAAGGTGGCGGTAACAACGGCCACAACGGCTTGGCTTCCATTCAGGAAAGCCTCGCTACCCCGAATTTCTTCCGTCTGCGACTCGGCGTGGGCCGTCCGCAGGAAAAGTTCAAGGACATCAGCGACTGGGTCCTGGAGCCATTCAGGGAAGAAGATATCCAACACCTGCCGGATATCATCAGACATGCGAGCAAAGGGCTCGACATATTCTTTCGGCGCGGAGTGGGATTCGCCACTCAGCATATCAACGGATTTTCCATCGAACCACTCGATGAAGATAAGGAAAATTCCGCAGGATAG